One window from the genome of Bradyrhizobium xenonodulans encodes:
- a CDS encoding COG4315 family predicted lipoprotein produces the protein MTSSIRLALTLALSLAIVPAAFAAPPTKTGKTDKGSVLTDPKGMSLYTFDKDVDGKSACNGPCATNWPVLKAEASDAAADGYTIITRDDGSKQWAYKGKPLYTFAKDTKPGDITGDGFLNGAWHLAMP, from the coding sequence ATGACGTCCTCGATCCGCCTCGCGCTTACGCTCGCGCTATCGCTCGCGATCGTTCCCGCAGCCTTCGCCGCGCCCCCGACCAAGACCGGCAAGACCGACAAGGGCAGCGTCCTCACCGACCCCAAGGGCATGAGCCTCTACACCTTCGACAAGGATGTCGACGGCAAATCGGCCTGCAACGGTCCGTGTGCGACCAACTGGCCGGTGCTGAAGGCCGAGGCCAGCGATGCCGCCGCCGACGGCTACACCATCATCACGCGTGACGACGGCTCGAAGCAGTGGGCCTACAAGGGCAAGCCGCTCTACACCTTCGCCAAGGACACCAAGCCCGGCGACATCACCGGCGACGGCTTTCTGAACGGCGCCTGGCATCTGGCGATGCCGTGA
- a CDS encoding DEAD/DEAH box helicase — translation MSFPALTPPLARALAERNYDSPTPVQLAVLADEAAGRDLLVSAQTGSGKTLAYGLAMAKDLLGDAERFAQAGAPLALIVAPTRELAMQVQRELAWLYGHTGGRVVSCVGGMDPRREQRELAAGAHIVVGTPGRLCDHLRRSRLDISELKVVVLDEADEMLNLGFREDMEFILETTPETRRTLLFSATFPRGIVALAKQYQQQAFRIEVAGDAGGHADIEYRAIRIAPADAEHAVVNVLRLYEAPSALVFCSTRDHVRHLQAALLERGFSVVALSGELTQNERTMALQSLRDGRARVCVATDVAARGIDLPSLDLVIHADLPNDAEVMQHRSGRTGRAGRKGTSVLLVPPARRRRAELLLNLAGVDAAWGTAPQAEEIRKLDHERMKDVLFTEETTADDLVLAQALLAERSAEDIAAALARLYRARLPSPEDIIDPGERTSRPRDDRGRDNVRAPRDDARSSRGDDRPERPRPKSGKSSSKHGMAEGSVWFRANIGRRKNAEARWLLPMICRRGGIDKGDIGAIKIMDTTTEFEISGRVADSFAAKIKRPDKEDNIRLEPMADALQRQAAPEERSHPPRGERGDSDHRARRDDRPRDKSEFKPRGERAPKFDDAPSFGKKKHKNKPGHAEPSVKPWPVKGAGGKKPKKKKHRG, via the coding sequence GTGTCTTTTCCGGCCCTGACCCCGCCGCTCGCCCGTGCGTTGGCTGAGCGAAACTATGATTCCCCGACTCCCGTTCAGCTCGCCGTGCTTGCAGACGAAGCAGCGGGCCGCGACCTCCTGGTTTCGGCCCAGACCGGCTCCGGCAAGACCCTCGCTTATGGCCTCGCCATGGCCAAAGATCTGCTCGGCGACGCCGAGCGGTTTGCGCAGGCCGGTGCGCCGCTGGCGCTGATCGTGGCGCCGACCCGCGAGCTTGCCATGCAGGTTCAGCGCGAGCTTGCATGGCTCTACGGGCATACGGGCGGGCGGGTCGTCTCCTGTGTCGGCGGCATGGATCCGCGCCGCGAGCAGCGCGAACTGGCCGCTGGCGCCCATATCGTCGTCGGCACGCCCGGCCGGCTCTGCGATCATTTGCGCCGAAGCCGTCTCGACATCTCGGAATTGAAGGTGGTCGTCCTCGACGAGGCCGACGAGATGCTCAATCTCGGCTTTCGCGAGGACATGGAGTTCATCCTCGAGACCACGCCGGAGACACGCCGCACCTTGCTGTTCTCGGCGACGTTTCCGCGCGGCATCGTCGCGCTGGCCAAGCAGTATCAGCAGCAGGCGTTCCGGATCGAGGTCGCCGGCGATGCGGGCGGTCACGCCGACATCGAGTATCGCGCGATCCGGATCGCGCCCGCCGATGCCGAGCACGCGGTCGTCAACGTGCTGCGCCTTTACGAGGCGCCGAGCGCGCTGGTGTTCTGCAGCACGCGCGATCACGTCAGGCATTTGCAGGCAGCGCTCTTGGAGCGCGGCTTTTCCGTCGTCGCGCTGTCAGGCGAATTGACCCAGAACGAGCGCACCATGGCGCTGCAGTCGCTGCGGGACGGGCGCGCCCGCGTTTGCGTCGCGACCGACGTCGCCGCGCGCGGCATCGACCTGCCGAGCCTTGATCTCGTCATTCACGCCGATCTGCCCAACGACGCGGAGGTGATGCAGCACCGCTCGGGCCGCACCGGGCGCGCGGGCCGCAAGGGGACGAGCGTCCTCCTGGTGCCGCCGGCGCGGCGGCGGCGCGCCGAGCTGCTGCTCAATCTCGCAGGCGTCGACGCGGCCTGGGGCACGGCGCCGCAGGCGGAGGAAATCCGTAAGCTCGATCACGAGCGCATGAAGGACGTGCTGTTCACGGAGGAGACCACCGCCGACGATCTGGTGCTGGCGCAGGCCTTGCTGGCCGAGCGGTCGGCCGAGGATATCGCCGCGGCGCTGGCGCGGCTCTATCGCGCGCGACTGCCGTCGCCCGAGGACATCATCGATCCCGGTGAGCGCACCAGCCGGCCGCGCGACGATCGCGGCCGTGACAATGTCCGTGCGCCGCGCGACGATGCCCGCAGTTCGCGCGGCGATGATCGGCCCGAAAGGCCCCGACCCAAATCGGGGAAATCGTCGTCGAAACATGGCATGGCGGAAGGTAGCGTCTGGTTCCGGGCCAACATCGGACGAAGAAAGAACGCGGAGGCACGCTGGCTGTTGCCGATGATCTGCCGTCGTGGCGGCATCGACAAGGGCGACATCGGCGCCATCAAGATCATGGACACGACGACAGAGTTCGAGATCTCCGGGCGGGTTGCGGACTCCTTCGCCGCGAAGATCAAGCGTCCGGACAAGGAAGACAATATCCGCCTCGAGCCGATGGCGGACGCTCTGCAACGGCAGGCGGCTCCGGAAGAGCGGTCACATCCGCCGCGGGGTGAGCGCGGCGACAGCGATCATCGCGCGCGTCGCGATGATCGCCCGCGCGACAAGAGTGAATTCAAGCCGCGCGGCGAGCGCGCGCCGAAATTCGACGATGCGCCTTCTTTTGGAAAGAAGAAGCACAAGAACAAGCCGGGTCACGCCGAGCCATCGGTCAAGCCGTGGCCGGTCAAGGGCGCGGGCGGAAAGAAGCCGAAGAAGAAAAAGCATCGCGGCTGA
- a CDS encoding VOC family protein, producing the protein MEPQSGRPRSPFSAIRAIDYTVIFVRDMAAMRCFYEDVLALSLLRELSPNWIEYGLGSNTLALARPSRTAADAPIPPSTASLQLVFKVSAAEVDACADELVRHGVALLSPPTNQSFGHRTLFFRDPDGNLLEVYAEI; encoded by the coding sequence ATGGAGCCGCAGTCAGGTAGGCCCCGCTCCCCCTTCAGCGCCATCCGCGCGATCGACTACACCGTGATCTTCGTGCGCGACATGGCCGCGATGCGCTGTTTCTACGAGGATGTGCTCGCTCTATCCTTGCTGCGCGAGCTGTCGCCGAACTGGATCGAATATGGCCTCGGCAGCAACACGCTGGCGCTGGCAAGGCCGAGCCGCACCGCCGCTGATGCGCCTATCCCGCCAAGTACCGCCTCTCTGCAGCTGGTCTTCAAGGTATCGGCCGCTGAAGTCGATGCCTGCGCCGACGAGCTCGTGCGTCACGGCGTGGCGCTGCTGTCGCCGCCGACGAACCAGTCGTTCGGGCATCGCACGCTGTTCTTCCGCGATCCCGACGGCAATTTGTTGGAGGTCTATGCGGAGATCTGA
- a CDS encoding cupin domain-containing protein, producing the protein MADSISLSDKLATFQDYWSPRTVTTFNDCDVMVVKVKGEFTWHKHDDTDDFFLVLKGHLDIELRDRTVTLGPGELYVVPKGVEHRPVAREEVHLMLIEPTGTPNTGDEATAAARKLA; encoded by the coding sequence ATGGCCGACAGCATATCGCTTTCCGACAAGCTCGCGACCTTTCAGGACTATTGGTCGCCGCGCACGGTCACGACCTTCAACGATTGCGACGTGATGGTGGTGAAGGTGAAGGGCGAGTTCACCTGGCACAAGCATGACGACACCGACGATTTCTTTCTCGTGCTGAAAGGCCATCTGGACATCGAATTGCGGGACCGCACGGTGACGCTCGGTCCGGGCGAACTCTATGTCGTGCCCAAAGGTGTCGAGCATCGTCCGGTGGCACGCGAGGAGGTTCATCTCATGCTGATCGAGCCGACCGGCACACCGAACACGGGTGACGAGGCCACCGCCGCAGCACGCAAGCTCGCATAG
- a CDS encoding GNAT family N-acetyltransferase, protein MTKPHWRPARISDLAAISAIAARIHPDLPERAEVFAEKMRLYPDGCRVLVVNDAIAGYGLAHPWKQHQVPPLDGFLQTLPEDADCLYLHDVAVLPGFRGGIARDYVADIEKLARASRIATLALVSVYATRPLWERLGFRPVTADADLRARLASYGESATYMLRALAAK, encoded by the coding sequence ATGACCAAGCCGCATTGGCGTCCCGCGCGCATCTCCGACCTCGCCGCAATCAGCGCGATCGCAGCGCGCATCCATCCCGATCTGCCCGAGCGCGCCGAGGTGTTCGCGGAGAAGATGCGGCTCTATCCCGATGGCTGCCGCGTGCTCGTCGTGAATGATGCGATCGCCGGCTACGGGCTCGCGCATCCGTGGAAGCAGCATCAAGTTCCGCCGCTCGACGGCTTCCTGCAAACACTGCCCGAGGATGCGGACTGCCTCTATTTGCACGACGTCGCCGTGCTGCCCGGCTTCCGCGGCGGCATTGCGCGCGACTATGTTGCCGATATCGAGAAGCTGGCACGCGCATCACGCATCGCGACGCTCGCGCTGGTCTCGGTCTACGCCACGCGGCCGCTGTGGGAACGTCTCGGCTTCCGGCCCGTCACGGCGGATGCGGACCTCCGCGCAAGGCTCGCATCTTATGGCGAAAGCGCGACGTACATGCTGCGCGCCCTCGCTGCGAAGTAA